A genomic segment from Syngnathus scovelli strain Florida chromosome 3, RoL_Ssco_1.2, whole genome shotgun sequence encodes:
- the ap1b1 gene encoding AP-1 complex subunit beta-1 isoform X1, with translation MQEWANQLCENRQFGSKMTDSKYFTTTKKGEIFELKAELNSDKKEKKKEAVKKVIASMTVGKDVSALFPDVVNCMQTDNLELKKLVYLYLMNYAKSQPDMAIMAVNTFVKDCEDPNPLIRALAVRTMGCIRVDKITEYLCEPLRKCLKDEDPYVRKTAAVCVAKLHDINAQLVEDQGFLDTLKDLISDSNPMVVANAVAALSEIAESHPNSNLLDLNPQTINKLLTALNECTEWGQIFILDCLANYTPRDDRESQSICERVTPRLSHANSAVVLSAVKVLMKFMEMLPKDLDYYGTLLKKLAPPLVTLLSAEPELQYVALRNINLIVQRRPEILKHEMKVFFVKYNDPIYVKLEKLDIMIRLASQANIAQVLAELKEYATEVDVDFVRKAVRAIGRCAIKVEQSAERCVSTLLDLIQTKVNYVVQEAIVVIKDIFRKYPNKYESVIATLCENLDSLDEPEARAAMIWIVGEYAERIDNADELLESFLEGFHDESTQVQLQLLTAIVKLFLKKPTETQELVQQVLSLATQDSDNPDLRDRGYIYWRLLSTDPAAAKEVVLAEKPLISEETDLIEPTLLEELICHIGTLASVYHKPPSAFVEGSRGVQHKRLPGSAGSGENVESPDTGSAAVASEAPPAVIPSQDLLGDLLNLDLTPTTTTGPPPPSSGMQMGAMDLLGGGLDSLMGDESEPLGGDLGGSPAITAGFGAPPTAGPPSFTAPVSGGLDDLFDLGGGVGMPMGVYVPPKTLWLPAMKAKGLEISGTFGRRAGVVQMEMTLTNKAMSVMTDFAIQFNRNSFGLAPAGPLQVLTPVSPNQSIEAVLPLNTVGPVMKMEPLNNLQVAVKNNIDVFYFSCQYPISMLFVEDGKMERQVFLATWKDIPNENESKFQLNDCHLNADAASSKLQGSNIFTIAKRTVEGQDMLYQSMKLTNGIWVLAELRAQAGNPNYTVSLRCRAPEVSQCVFQSYEAVLKN, from the exons ATGCAGGAATGGGCCAACCAACTATGC GAGAACCGACAATTTGGCTCCAAGATGACAGACTCAAAGTACTTCACCACCACCAAAAAAG GTGAAATCTTTGAGCTGAAGGCTGAGTTGAACAGTGataaaaaagagaagaagaaggaggcagTGAAGAAGGTGATTGCATCTATGACTGTTGGCAAGGATGTCAG TGCACTCTTTCCAGATGTTGTGAACTGCATGCAGACAGACAACCTGGAACTGAAAAAGTTAGTCTACCTCTATCTGATGAACTATGCCAAGAGTCAGCCAGACATGGCCATCATGGCTGTCAACACCTTTGTTAAG GACTGTGAAGACCCCAATCCCCTAATTCGGGCCCTGGCTGTTCGCACCATGGGCTGCATTCGCGTGGACAAGATCACAGAGTACCTGTGCGAGCCTCTGAGAAAGTGCTTAAAAGACGAAGACCCCTATGTGAGGAAGACCGCAGCTGTGTGTGTAGCCAAACTCCATGATATCAACGCACAACTGGTGGAGGATCAAGGCTTCCTGGACACCCTCAAAGACCTTATCTCTGACTCAAACCCTATG GTGGTTGCAAACGCGGTGGCGGCGCTGTCAGAAATCGCAGAGTCTCATCCCAACAGCAATCTTCTGGACCTGAACCCTCAAACCATCAACAAATTACTAACAGCTCTTAATGAGTGTACAGAGTGGGGACAGATCTTCATTCTGGATTGCCTGGCCAATTACACACCTCGAGATGACCGCGAATCCCAAAG CATTTGTGAGCGCGTCACCCCACGGCTCTCCCATGCAAACTCTGCCGTGGTGTTGTCGGCTGTAAAAGTTCTCATGAAGTTCATGGAGATGTTGCCTAAAGACCTGGACTATTATGGAACCCTGCTGAAGAAGCTGGCGCCTCCACTGGTCACTCTCCTCTCTGCTGAGCCCGAGTTGCAATATGTAGCGCTACGAAACATCAACCTCATTGTACAAAGACG ACCGGAGATCTTGAAACATGAGATGAAGGTTTTCTTTGTGAAGTACAATGACCCAATTTATGTCAAACTGGAGAAACTGGACATTATGATCCGCTTGGCATCTCAAGCTAACATCGCCCAG GTGCTTGCTGAGTTAAAGGAGTACGCCACTGAGGTAGATGTGGACTTTGTCCGCAAAGCTGTCAGGGCCATCGGACGCTGTGCTATTAAAGTGGAG cAATCTGCAGAACGCTGTGTCAGTACCCTTCTTGACCTCATCCAAACAAAGGTCAACTACGTTGTGCAGGAAGCCATTGTGGTCATCAAGGATATCTTTCGCAAGTACCCTAACAA GTATGAGAGCGTGATTGCCACTTTGTGTGAAAACCTGGACTCGCTAGATGAGCCGGAAGCACGTGCGGCCATGATTTGGATCGTGGGGGAGTATGCTGAGCGCATTGACAACGCTGATGAACTACTTGAGAGCTTTTTGGAGGGTTTCCATGATGAAAGCACTCAG GTCCAGTTGCAGCTTTTAACAGCCATTGTGAAGTTGTTTCTCAAGAAGCCGACAGAGACCCAAGAGCTGGTCCAGCAGGTCCTCAGTCTGGCTACTCAG GACTCTGATAACCCAGACCTGAGAGATCGTGGCTACATCTACTGGCGTCTGCTCTCCACTGACCCAGCGGCTGCTAAGGAGGTGGTTCTTGCTGAGAAGCCGCTGATCTCAGAGGAGACCGACTTGATTGAACCCACGCTGCTGGAGGAGCTCATATGCCACATTGGTACTCTGGCGTCCGTCTATCATaagccgcccagcgcctttgtcGAGGGCAGCCGTGGCGTTCAGCACAAAAGACTTCCTGGCAGTGCTGGATC CGGTGAAAATGTGGAGAGCCCAGACACAGGTTCTGCTGCCGTTGCTTCTGAGGCCCCCCCTGCCGTCATCCCATCCCAGGACCTTCTGGGAGATCTGCTCAACTTAGACCTGACACCTACGACCACAACTGGACCACCACCACCCTCCTCTGGCATGCAGATGGGAGCGATGGACCTTCTTGGAGGAGGACTGGATAGCCTG ATGGGGGATGAGTCTGAGCCG CTTGGCGGTGACCTTGGAGGAAGTCCTGCT ATAACAGCTGGCTTTGGTGCTCCGCCCACTGCCGGACCACCTTCTTTCACCGCCCCTGTAAGTGGGGGTCTTGATGACTTGTTTGACCTCGGCGGTGGAGTCGGTATGCCGATGGGAGTTTATGTACCTCCTAAAACG CTTTGGCTTCCAGCTATGAAGGCTAAGGGTCTCGAGATTTCAGGCACTTTTGGTCGTCGAGCTGGGGTTGTTCAAATGGAGATGACCCTCACAAATAAAGCAATGAGTGTCATGACTGATTTTGCCATTCAGTTTAACCGAAATAG TTTTGGTTTGGCTCCAGCTGGTCCTCTCCAGGTTCTTACACCAGTTAGCCCGAACCAGAGTATTGAAGCGGTCCTTCCTCTCAACACTGTGGGGCCTGTCATGAAGATGGAGCCTCTTAATAACCTGCAG GTGGCTGTTAAGAACAACATTGACGTCTTTTACTTCAGCTGCCAGTACCCCATCAGCATGCTCTTCGTAGAGGACGGCAAGATGG AGCGACAGGTGTTCCTTGCCACATGGAAAGACATTCCAAATGAAAATGAGTCCAAGTTCCAGCTCAACGACTGCCATCTTAATGCAG ATGCGGCATCAAGTAAACTGCAAGGCAGCAACATCTTCACCATAGCTAAGCGAACTGTGGAGGGTCAGGACATGCTGTACCAGTCCATGAAACTCACCAATGGAATTTGGGTGCTGGCTGAACTCAGGGCCCAGGCAGGAAACCCCAACTACACG
- the ap1b1 gene encoding AP-1 complex subunit beta-1 isoform X3, whose protein sequence is MTDSKYFTTTKKGEIFELKAELNSDKKEKKKEAVKKVIASMTVGKDVSALFPDVVNCMQTDNLELKKLVYLYLMNYAKSQPDMAIMAVNTFVKDCEDPNPLIRALAVRTMGCIRVDKITEYLCEPLRKCLKDEDPYVRKTAAVCVAKLHDINAQLVEDQGFLDTLKDLISDSNPMVVANAVAALSEIAESHPNSNLLDLNPQTINKLLTALNECTEWGQIFILDCLANYTPRDDRESQSICERVTPRLSHANSAVVLSAVKVLMKFMEMLPKDLDYYGTLLKKLAPPLVTLLSAEPELQYVALRNINLIVQRRPEILKHEMKVFFVKYNDPIYVKLEKLDIMIRLASQANIAQVLAELKEYATEVDVDFVRKAVRAIGRCAIKVEQSAERCVSTLLDLIQTKVNYVVQEAIVVIKDIFRKYPNKYESVIATLCENLDSLDEPEARAAMIWIVGEYAERIDNADELLESFLEGFHDESTQVQLQLLTAIVKLFLKKPTETQELVQQVLSLATQDSDNPDLRDRGYIYWRLLSTDPAAAKEVVLAEKPLISEETDLIEPTLLEELICHIGTLASVYHKPPSAFVEGSRGVQHKRLPGSAGSGENVESPDTGSAAVASEAPPAVIPSQDLLGDLLNLDLTPTTTTGPPPPSSGMQMGAMDLLGGGLDSLMGDESEPLGGDLGGSPAITAGFGAPPTAGPPSFTAPVSGGLDDLFDLGGGVGMPMGVYVPPKTLWLPAMKAKGLEISGTFGRRAGVVQMEMTLTNKAMSVMTDFAIQFNRNSFGLAPAGPLQVLTPVSPNQSIEAVLPLNTVGPVMKMEPLNNLQVAVKNNIDVFYFSCQYPISMLFVEDGKMERQVFLATWKDIPNENESKFQLNDCHLNADAASSKLQGSNIFTIAKRTVEGQDMLYQSMKLTNGIWVLAELRAQAGNPNYTVSLRCRAPEVSQCVFQSYEAVLKN, encoded by the exons ATGACAGACTCAAAGTACTTCACCACCACCAAAAAAG GTGAAATCTTTGAGCTGAAGGCTGAGTTGAACAGTGataaaaaagagaagaagaaggaggcagTGAAGAAGGTGATTGCATCTATGACTGTTGGCAAGGATGTCAG TGCACTCTTTCCAGATGTTGTGAACTGCATGCAGACAGACAACCTGGAACTGAAAAAGTTAGTCTACCTCTATCTGATGAACTATGCCAAGAGTCAGCCAGACATGGCCATCATGGCTGTCAACACCTTTGTTAAG GACTGTGAAGACCCCAATCCCCTAATTCGGGCCCTGGCTGTTCGCACCATGGGCTGCATTCGCGTGGACAAGATCACAGAGTACCTGTGCGAGCCTCTGAGAAAGTGCTTAAAAGACGAAGACCCCTATGTGAGGAAGACCGCAGCTGTGTGTGTAGCCAAACTCCATGATATCAACGCACAACTGGTGGAGGATCAAGGCTTCCTGGACACCCTCAAAGACCTTATCTCTGACTCAAACCCTATG GTGGTTGCAAACGCGGTGGCGGCGCTGTCAGAAATCGCAGAGTCTCATCCCAACAGCAATCTTCTGGACCTGAACCCTCAAACCATCAACAAATTACTAACAGCTCTTAATGAGTGTACAGAGTGGGGACAGATCTTCATTCTGGATTGCCTGGCCAATTACACACCTCGAGATGACCGCGAATCCCAAAG CATTTGTGAGCGCGTCACCCCACGGCTCTCCCATGCAAACTCTGCCGTGGTGTTGTCGGCTGTAAAAGTTCTCATGAAGTTCATGGAGATGTTGCCTAAAGACCTGGACTATTATGGAACCCTGCTGAAGAAGCTGGCGCCTCCACTGGTCACTCTCCTCTCTGCTGAGCCCGAGTTGCAATATGTAGCGCTACGAAACATCAACCTCATTGTACAAAGACG ACCGGAGATCTTGAAACATGAGATGAAGGTTTTCTTTGTGAAGTACAATGACCCAATTTATGTCAAACTGGAGAAACTGGACATTATGATCCGCTTGGCATCTCAAGCTAACATCGCCCAG GTGCTTGCTGAGTTAAAGGAGTACGCCACTGAGGTAGATGTGGACTTTGTCCGCAAAGCTGTCAGGGCCATCGGACGCTGTGCTATTAAAGTGGAG cAATCTGCAGAACGCTGTGTCAGTACCCTTCTTGACCTCATCCAAACAAAGGTCAACTACGTTGTGCAGGAAGCCATTGTGGTCATCAAGGATATCTTTCGCAAGTACCCTAACAA GTATGAGAGCGTGATTGCCACTTTGTGTGAAAACCTGGACTCGCTAGATGAGCCGGAAGCACGTGCGGCCATGATTTGGATCGTGGGGGAGTATGCTGAGCGCATTGACAACGCTGATGAACTACTTGAGAGCTTTTTGGAGGGTTTCCATGATGAAAGCACTCAG GTCCAGTTGCAGCTTTTAACAGCCATTGTGAAGTTGTTTCTCAAGAAGCCGACAGAGACCCAAGAGCTGGTCCAGCAGGTCCTCAGTCTGGCTACTCAG GACTCTGATAACCCAGACCTGAGAGATCGTGGCTACATCTACTGGCGTCTGCTCTCCACTGACCCAGCGGCTGCTAAGGAGGTGGTTCTTGCTGAGAAGCCGCTGATCTCAGAGGAGACCGACTTGATTGAACCCACGCTGCTGGAGGAGCTCATATGCCACATTGGTACTCTGGCGTCCGTCTATCATaagccgcccagcgcctttgtcGAGGGCAGCCGTGGCGTTCAGCACAAAAGACTTCCTGGCAGTGCTGGATC CGGTGAAAATGTGGAGAGCCCAGACACAGGTTCTGCTGCCGTTGCTTCTGAGGCCCCCCCTGCCGTCATCCCATCCCAGGACCTTCTGGGAGATCTGCTCAACTTAGACCTGACACCTACGACCACAACTGGACCACCACCACCCTCCTCTGGCATGCAGATGGGAGCGATGGACCTTCTTGGAGGAGGACTGGATAGCCTG ATGGGGGATGAGTCTGAGCCG CTTGGCGGTGACCTTGGAGGAAGTCCTGCT ATAACAGCTGGCTTTGGTGCTCCGCCCACTGCCGGACCACCTTCTTTCACCGCCCCTGTAAGTGGGGGTCTTGATGACTTGTTTGACCTCGGCGGTGGAGTCGGTATGCCGATGGGAGTTTATGTACCTCCTAAAACG CTTTGGCTTCCAGCTATGAAGGCTAAGGGTCTCGAGATTTCAGGCACTTTTGGTCGTCGAGCTGGGGTTGTTCAAATGGAGATGACCCTCACAAATAAAGCAATGAGTGTCATGACTGATTTTGCCATTCAGTTTAACCGAAATAG TTTTGGTTTGGCTCCAGCTGGTCCTCTCCAGGTTCTTACACCAGTTAGCCCGAACCAGAGTATTGAAGCGGTCCTTCCTCTCAACACTGTGGGGCCTGTCATGAAGATGGAGCCTCTTAATAACCTGCAG GTGGCTGTTAAGAACAACATTGACGTCTTTTACTTCAGCTGCCAGTACCCCATCAGCATGCTCTTCGTAGAGGACGGCAAGATGG AGCGACAGGTGTTCCTTGCCACATGGAAAGACATTCCAAATGAAAATGAGTCCAAGTTCCAGCTCAACGACTGCCATCTTAATGCAG ATGCGGCATCAAGTAAACTGCAAGGCAGCAACATCTTCACCATAGCTAAGCGAACTGTGGAGGGTCAGGACATGCTGTACCAGTCCATGAAACTCACCAATGGAATTTGGGTGCTGGCTGAACTCAGGGCCCAGGCAGGAAACCCCAACTACACG
- the ap1b1 gene encoding AP-1 complex subunit beta-1 isoform X2: MQEWANQLCENRQFGSKMTDSKYFTTTKKGEIFELKAELNSDKKEKKKEAVKKVIASMTVGKDVSALFPDVVNCMQTDNLELKKLVYLYLMNYAKSQPDMAIMAVNTFVKDCEDPNPLIRALAVRTMGCIRVDKITEYLCEPLRKCLKDEDPYVRKTAAVCVAKLHDINAQLVEDQGFLDTLKDLISDSNPMVVANAVAALSEIAESHPNSNLLDLNPQTINKLLTALNECTEWGQIFILDCLANYTPRDDRESQSICERVTPRLSHANSAVVLSAVKVLMKFMEMLPKDLDYYGTLLKKLAPPLVTLLSAEPELQYVALRNINLIVQRRPEILKHEMKVFFVKYNDPIYVKLEKLDIMIRLASQANIAQVLAELKEYATEVDVDFVRKAVRAIGRCAIKVEQSAERCVSTLLDLIQTKVNYVVQEAIVVIKDIFRKYPNKYESVIATLCENLDSLDEPEARAAMIWIVGEYAERIDNADELLESFLEGFHDESTQVQLQLLTAIVKLFLKKPTETQELVQQVLSLATQDSDNPDLRDRGYIYWRLLSTDPAAAKEVVLAEKPLISEETDLIEPTLLEELICHIGTLASVYHKPPSAFVEGSRGVQHKRLPGSAGSGENVESPDTGSAAVASEAPPAVIPSQDLLGDLLNLDLTPTTTTGPPPPSSGMQMGAMDLLGGGLDSLLGGDLGGSPAITAGFGAPPTAGPPSFTAPVSGGLDDLFDLGGGVGMPMGVYVPPKTLWLPAMKAKGLEISGTFGRRAGVVQMEMTLTNKAMSVMTDFAIQFNRNSFGLAPAGPLQVLTPVSPNQSIEAVLPLNTVGPVMKMEPLNNLQVAVKNNIDVFYFSCQYPISMLFVEDGKMERQVFLATWKDIPNENESKFQLNDCHLNADAASSKLQGSNIFTIAKRTVEGQDMLYQSMKLTNGIWVLAELRAQAGNPNYTVSLRCRAPEVSQCVFQSYEAVLKN, translated from the exons ATGCAGGAATGGGCCAACCAACTATGC GAGAACCGACAATTTGGCTCCAAGATGACAGACTCAAAGTACTTCACCACCACCAAAAAAG GTGAAATCTTTGAGCTGAAGGCTGAGTTGAACAGTGataaaaaagagaagaagaaggaggcagTGAAGAAGGTGATTGCATCTATGACTGTTGGCAAGGATGTCAG TGCACTCTTTCCAGATGTTGTGAACTGCATGCAGACAGACAACCTGGAACTGAAAAAGTTAGTCTACCTCTATCTGATGAACTATGCCAAGAGTCAGCCAGACATGGCCATCATGGCTGTCAACACCTTTGTTAAG GACTGTGAAGACCCCAATCCCCTAATTCGGGCCCTGGCTGTTCGCACCATGGGCTGCATTCGCGTGGACAAGATCACAGAGTACCTGTGCGAGCCTCTGAGAAAGTGCTTAAAAGACGAAGACCCCTATGTGAGGAAGACCGCAGCTGTGTGTGTAGCCAAACTCCATGATATCAACGCACAACTGGTGGAGGATCAAGGCTTCCTGGACACCCTCAAAGACCTTATCTCTGACTCAAACCCTATG GTGGTTGCAAACGCGGTGGCGGCGCTGTCAGAAATCGCAGAGTCTCATCCCAACAGCAATCTTCTGGACCTGAACCCTCAAACCATCAACAAATTACTAACAGCTCTTAATGAGTGTACAGAGTGGGGACAGATCTTCATTCTGGATTGCCTGGCCAATTACACACCTCGAGATGACCGCGAATCCCAAAG CATTTGTGAGCGCGTCACCCCACGGCTCTCCCATGCAAACTCTGCCGTGGTGTTGTCGGCTGTAAAAGTTCTCATGAAGTTCATGGAGATGTTGCCTAAAGACCTGGACTATTATGGAACCCTGCTGAAGAAGCTGGCGCCTCCACTGGTCACTCTCCTCTCTGCTGAGCCCGAGTTGCAATATGTAGCGCTACGAAACATCAACCTCATTGTACAAAGACG ACCGGAGATCTTGAAACATGAGATGAAGGTTTTCTTTGTGAAGTACAATGACCCAATTTATGTCAAACTGGAGAAACTGGACATTATGATCCGCTTGGCATCTCAAGCTAACATCGCCCAG GTGCTTGCTGAGTTAAAGGAGTACGCCACTGAGGTAGATGTGGACTTTGTCCGCAAAGCTGTCAGGGCCATCGGACGCTGTGCTATTAAAGTGGAG cAATCTGCAGAACGCTGTGTCAGTACCCTTCTTGACCTCATCCAAACAAAGGTCAACTACGTTGTGCAGGAAGCCATTGTGGTCATCAAGGATATCTTTCGCAAGTACCCTAACAA GTATGAGAGCGTGATTGCCACTTTGTGTGAAAACCTGGACTCGCTAGATGAGCCGGAAGCACGTGCGGCCATGATTTGGATCGTGGGGGAGTATGCTGAGCGCATTGACAACGCTGATGAACTACTTGAGAGCTTTTTGGAGGGTTTCCATGATGAAAGCACTCAG GTCCAGTTGCAGCTTTTAACAGCCATTGTGAAGTTGTTTCTCAAGAAGCCGACAGAGACCCAAGAGCTGGTCCAGCAGGTCCTCAGTCTGGCTACTCAG GACTCTGATAACCCAGACCTGAGAGATCGTGGCTACATCTACTGGCGTCTGCTCTCCACTGACCCAGCGGCTGCTAAGGAGGTGGTTCTTGCTGAGAAGCCGCTGATCTCAGAGGAGACCGACTTGATTGAACCCACGCTGCTGGAGGAGCTCATATGCCACATTGGTACTCTGGCGTCCGTCTATCATaagccgcccagcgcctttgtcGAGGGCAGCCGTGGCGTTCAGCACAAAAGACTTCCTGGCAGTGCTGGATC CGGTGAAAATGTGGAGAGCCCAGACACAGGTTCTGCTGCCGTTGCTTCTGAGGCCCCCCCTGCCGTCATCCCATCCCAGGACCTTCTGGGAGATCTGCTCAACTTAGACCTGACACCTACGACCACAACTGGACCACCACCACCCTCCTCTGGCATGCAGATGGGAGCGATGGACCTTCTTGGAGGAGGACTGGATAGCCTG CTTGGCGGTGACCTTGGAGGAAGTCCTGCT ATAACAGCTGGCTTTGGTGCTCCGCCCACTGCCGGACCACCTTCTTTCACCGCCCCTGTAAGTGGGGGTCTTGATGACTTGTTTGACCTCGGCGGTGGAGTCGGTATGCCGATGGGAGTTTATGTACCTCCTAAAACG CTTTGGCTTCCAGCTATGAAGGCTAAGGGTCTCGAGATTTCAGGCACTTTTGGTCGTCGAGCTGGGGTTGTTCAAATGGAGATGACCCTCACAAATAAAGCAATGAGTGTCATGACTGATTTTGCCATTCAGTTTAACCGAAATAG TTTTGGTTTGGCTCCAGCTGGTCCTCTCCAGGTTCTTACACCAGTTAGCCCGAACCAGAGTATTGAAGCGGTCCTTCCTCTCAACACTGTGGGGCCTGTCATGAAGATGGAGCCTCTTAATAACCTGCAG GTGGCTGTTAAGAACAACATTGACGTCTTTTACTTCAGCTGCCAGTACCCCATCAGCATGCTCTTCGTAGAGGACGGCAAGATGG AGCGACAGGTGTTCCTTGCCACATGGAAAGACATTCCAAATGAAAATGAGTCCAAGTTCCAGCTCAACGACTGCCATCTTAATGCAG ATGCGGCATCAAGTAAACTGCAAGGCAGCAACATCTTCACCATAGCTAAGCGAACTGTGGAGGGTCAGGACATGCTGTACCAGTCCATGAAACTCACCAATGGAATTTGGGTGCTGGCTGAACTCAGGGCCCAGGCAGGAAACCCCAACTACACG